A section of the Kiritimatiellia bacterium genome encodes:
- a CDS encoding terpene cyclase/mutase family protein, whose translation MKRAQQTLRVWAGLCARLLTAAAIVLPISRAAGDRVDEALDRAIEFLVRQQKPDGSITDAGNPHAMTALALLAQAAVGRTPDDPSPAGEPARRALAYLLDEKRQRDNGYFGHDGSRMYGHGIVTLALSELLGMGVDDETDRRIRQRLDKAIALILWAQDRKDANDRDNFGGWRYEPDSRDSDLSVTIWQLMSLRSARAAGIDVPTAAIEKAVMYLRRTWKPDTRGRERIGGACAYQPNRSPSWASAAAGLLAMQVCGLYDAPEVAGAADWLRAQELDWQREFFLYGTYYYAQGMYQRGGEYAEHARRAVEEALLPRQQPDGSWRAPHGQEHSAGSVYGTSMAVLSLAVKCHYLPIYQR comes from the coding sequence ATGAAGCGCGCGCAGCAAACTCTCCGTGTCTGGGCCGGGCTCTGCGCGCGCCTGCTCACAGCGGCGGCGATCGTCCTCCCGATCTCGCGTGCGGCGGGCGATCGGGTGGATGAGGCGCTCGACCGCGCGATCGAGTTCCTTGTGCGCCAGCAAAAGCCGGACGGCTCAATCACCGATGCGGGCAACCCGCATGCGATGACCGCGCTCGCGCTGCTCGCGCAGGCCGCGGTCGGACGCACACCGGACGATCCAAGTCCGGCGGGGGAACCGGCGCGCCGTGCACTGGCCTACTTGCTCGATGAGAAGCGACAGCGCGACAACGGCTATTTCGGTCATGACGGCTCCCGAATGTACGGCCACGGCATTGTCACCCTTGCGCTCTCGGAGCTGCTCGGGATGGGGGTGGACGACGAGACGGACCGGCGGATCCGGCAGCGGCTGGACAAGGCGATTGCGCTGATCCTCTGGGCGCAGGACCGCAAAGACGCGAACGATCGCGACAACTTTGGCGGCTGGCGCTACGAGCCCGATTCGCGGGATTCCGACCTCTCGGTCACGATTTGGCAGCTCATGTCGCTGCGGTCCGCGCGTGCGGCCGGGATCGATGTGCCGACGGCCGCGATTGAAAAGGCGGTGATGTATCTGCGCCGCACCTGGAAACCGGATACGCGCGGGCGGGAGCGAATCGGCGGCGCGTGTGCTTATCAGCCCAACCGAAGCCCGTCATGGGCCTCGGCCGCCGCCGGGCTGCTCGCGATGCAGGTCTGCGGCCTCTACGACGCGCCGGAGGTCGCCGGCGCAGCCGACTGGCTTCGAGCGCAGGAGCTCGACTGGCAGCGCGAATTTTTCCTGTACGGGACCTACTACTACGCGCAGGGCATGTACCAGCGGGGCGGAGAGTACGCGGAGCACGCGCGCCGTGCGGTGGAAGAAGCGCTCCTGCCCCGGCAGCAGCCCGACGGATCCTGGCGTGCGCCGCATGGCCAGGAACACAGTGCCGGCAGTGTGTATGGTACTTCGATGGCGGTCCTGAGCCTCGCGGTGAAGTGTCATTACTTGCCGATCTATCAGCGCTGA
- a CDS encoding autotransporter outer membrane beta-barrel domain-containing protein, producing the protein MSVPMRDRLQSRRIRWWVLMFAAVLMPLGVGALIASAQEDEFGGGNDDSAVAPDPAPEPDDTTFPPGEDEKGPTDDPISPWDPAGEDDEVWILPVVRWEAGKGTPPPDQYVILPWDPDGDGDDDQWLLWHPRHGVVVLPIPEGEDGEAVILDAGQMRISKSYWNSVAVVVPMSVAGFEELLEALRGAPVPQTRQHRALKAIRRAHGAIILNGPLVRSLSGSALPAAAAHRLAMLGLARSTTRDLNGRLFRNMVGDMGHRGADAPTDRWRTFAAGEFANLELHGRRGESAAVDVWAASAGVETGFGSGLDGGLGVSLVRGDAELGDDIASLEANGGVVAPYLNWSDGSLWLNGLYGLGWTDNHIDRPAPDGVARGSTESWFHALEFHAGWRVPIGIVVVGPIAGAEFRWLTIDGYSEKGSAYAAQFGRQRVESALTRLGAQLAVPFQVGGWRLTPHARAAWEHEWADGDEWLFATSLTPAVAAKTGRRVETTPYEAAGPASLPERDYLSAGAALRLDTGGAWAVWLDYEGHFFRGDTTGHFVGLRGMLRW; encoded by the coding sequence ATGAGTGTGCCAATGCGCGATCGTCTGCAGTCTCGCCGCATTCGATGGTGGGTCCTCATGTTTGCCGCCGTGCTGATGCCGCTCGGTGTCGGGGCACTCATCGCGTCCGCCCAAGAGGACGAATTCGGAGGCGGCAATGACGACAGTGCGGTCGCACCGGATCCCGCCCCCGAACCGGACGACACCACGTTCCCTCCCGGCGAAGACGAGAAGGGTCCGACCGATGATCCGATCAGTCCTTGGGATCCGGCGGGCGAAGATGATGAGGTGTGGATTCTGCCCGTCGTGCGCTGGGAGGCGGGCAAGGGAACCCCGCCACCGGATCAATACGTGATTTTGCCGTGGGATCCAGATGGCGACGGCGACGATGACCAGTGGCTGCTCTGGCATCCCCGCCACGGCGTGGTGGTGTTGCCGATCCCCGAGGGAGAGGATGGCGAGGCTGTTATCCTCGACGCCGGCCAGATGCGGATTTCCAAAAGTTACTGGAACAGCGTCGCCGTCGTGGTGCCGATGTCGGTGGCCGGGTTTGAGGAGCTGCTGGAAGCGCTGCGGGGTGCACCGGTTCCCCAGACCCGTCAGCATCGTGCGCTGAAGGCGATCCGCCGCGCACACGGTGCCATCATTCTCAACGGCCCCTTGGTCCGCTCTCTCTCCGGCTCTGCGCTGCCGGCCGCCGCAGCGCACCGGCTCGCGATGCTCGGGCTCGCGCGCAGCACCACTCGTGACCTGAACGGCCGTCTGTTTCGCAACATGGTGGGTGACATGGGCCACAGGGGCGCCGATGCGCCCACTGACCGCTGGCGCACGTTCGCAGCGGGTGAATTCGCGAATCTGGAACTGCACGGCCGGCGCGGTGAATCGGCCGCGGTGGACGTCTGGGCAGCGTCCGCCGGCGTGGAAACCGGTTTCGGGAGCGGTCTGGACGGCGGCCTCGGCGTCTCGTTGGTTCGCGGAGATGCGGAGCTGGGCGACGACATTGCCTCGCTCGAGGCCAACGGCGGGGTGGTCGCACCGTATTTGAACTGGTCGGACGGCTCGCTGTGGCTGAACGGCCTGTACGGATTGGGGTGGACCGACAACCACATCGACCGGCCCGCGCCGGACGGTGTCGCGCGCGGTTCGACAGAATCGTGGTTCCACGCTTTGGAATTCCATGCGGGGTGGCGTGTCCCGATCGGGATCGTGGTGGTTGGACCGATCGCCGGTGCCGAGTTCCGTTGGCTGACAATTGACGGCTACAGTGAGAAGGGCAGCGCCTACGCGGCGCAATTCGGCCGGCAGCGCGTCGAGTCAGCCCTGACGCGACTGGGCGCGCAACTGGCGGTGCCGTTTCAGGTTGGCGGCTGGCGTCTGACGCCCCATGCGCGAGCCGCTTGGGAGCATGAGTGGGCGGACGGCGACGAGTGGCTCTTTGCTACCTCGTTGACACCCGCGGTCGCCGCGAAGACCGGACGGAGGGTGGAGACGACGCCGTACGAGGCAGCCGGCCCCGCCTCGCTTCCTGAACGTGACTACCTGAGTGCCGGCGCGGCGCTGCGGCTGGACACCGGTGGCGCGTGGGCAGTGTGGTTGGACTACGAAGGGCACTTCTTCCGCGGCGACACGACGGGGCACTTCGTGGGGCTGCGGGGGATGCTCCGCTGGTAG
- a CDS encoding sigma-70 family RNA polymerase sigma factor: MPTSGAAAGTPTLDGVIREQERPLLRYATRIVRDHAAAQDVVQTAMIRLCRHWAMLSATPARIVPWLYRTVRNAAVDHIRREERRRRATEAMAREVTAPASPSPGPDERRRWVELQLEQLSTGEREVLVLRLEHGLSYRQIADVTGRTVGNVGCLLHNAVRRISAALKARGDL; the protein is encoded by the coding sequence ATGCCGACCTCGGGAGCGGCAGCCGGCACCCCGACGCTGGACGGCGTGATCCGCGAGCAGGAGCGCCCGCTGTTGAGATATGCGACACGAATCGTCCGTGACCATGCCGCCGCGCAGGATGTGGTGCAGACCGCAATGATCCGGCTGTGTCGCCACTGGGCGATGCTCTCCGCGACGCCGGCGCGGATTGTGCCCTGGCTGTATCGAACGGTGCGGAATGCGGCGGTGGACCACATCCGGCGCGAGGAGCGCCGCCGTCGCGCGACGGAGGCGATGGCACGGGAGGTGACAGCGCCGGCTTCGCCGTCGCCCGGGCCGGATGAACGGCGGCGCTGGGTGGAACTGCAGCTGGAGCAGCTTTCGACCGGCGAGCGTGAGGTGCTGGTGCTTCGTCTTGAGCATGGCCTCTCCTACCGGCAAATCGCGGACGTGACCGGCCGCACGGTAGGAAACGTCGGATGTTTGTTGCACAACGCGGTGCGGAGAATCTCGGCCGCGCTGAAAGCTCGTGGAGATCTGTAA
- a CDS encoding glycoside hydrolase family 78 protein has translation MSPSRLPTVARRLVRIVPALVALGAGAFAAEEGAVNARALTCEHLINPAGIGVARPRLSWVPVSDRRNDAQTAYQILVASSPERLARSEGDLWDSGRVASDRARDHRYAGVPLRSNQPCWWKVRLWDREGRAGRWSEPAEFSTGLLKSDDWIAQWIGWNASRPASSEEDFGAAQWITHAADPEPAPAAARYLARVFELPAPATSALLLVTVDDRGAVWLNGERVMQTPNVADAWKQARSADVARHLRAGTNMLVVEVRNAAPGPCGMLLRLRAALAGGGTMELVSDGEWVSTASPPANWGKTVDFSKWAGVRVIGPHGVAPWGRIESAAPLLPPARYLRGEFLVARPLRRAMLYTTALGIHDAWLNGERVSDDWFNPGWTDYRRRVYWRAYDVTARVRSGTNVLGAVLADGWFSGYVGYGRQRDHYGLHPRWAAQLHLEYADGSTEVVATGPHFRAAAGALLEADFLMGEVCDARREPRGWAQPGFDASGWAPVDVGAALTPRVEWHPGPPVRVVGQFRPRAWTEPAAGVWVADLGQNFAGVVRLRVRGRPGQRIQLRFAERLNPDGTIYTENLRSARATDVYICRGESLEEWTPRFTFHGFQYVEVTGLDGPPSEDLILGLALSSDTPRAGEFECSDPALNRLWLNTLWTQYANFIDIPTDCPQRDERLGWTGDAQAYIRTACMNTDVQAFFTKWLVDLIDAQRPDGQFPMVAPLKVAGDDGGPAWADAGVICPWILWDVYGDRELLERQYESMKRFVEFCVARSTSDLRPPDKFHCFGDWLHINAETPKPVIYSAYLAISADLTARAAAALGRPEDERRYREIFERAAAAFRAAHVKPDGRVAGDTQTAYILALAAGVLTPEQRSLAARHLADRIAERDHHLSTGFVGTRDILGVLSAIGRHDLAYRLLHNDTFPSWLFTVRHGATTIWERWDGWTPDKGFQTPAMNSFAHYAFGAVYQWMVENIGGIRNEAPGYRAILIAPVLDPWLEWARVRYDSAAGRIVSAWRMTAGGGARFEIEVPCGVRARVLLPVLGGSTTVTEDGRPLRASADVRRIAEQPDALELEVGGGRYVFEAARVWKPAKIERPAR, from the coding sequence ATGTCACCATCCCGTCTCCCTACGGTTGCCCGCCGACTGGTCCGGATCGTGCCGGCGCTGGTCGCGCTGGGGGCGGGTGCGTTCGCTGCCGAGGAAGGAGCCGTGAACGCCCGCGCGCTCACATGTGAACACCTGATCAATCCCGCCGGCATCGGCGTGGCGCGGCCCCGGCTGAGCTGGGTGCCGGTTTCGGACCGGCGCAACGACGCACAAACAGCATATCAGATCCTTGTCGCCAGCTCGCCCGAACGCCTCGCACGCAGCGAGGGCGACCTCTGGGACAGCGGACGCGTGGCGAGCGATCGCGCGCGCGACCATCGCTATGCGGGCGTACCGCTGCGCTCGAACCAACCGTGCTGGTGGAAGGTCCGTCTCTGGGATCGCGAGGGCCGTGCCGGCCGATGGAGCGAGCCCGCGGAATTTTCGACCGGTTTACTTAAATCCGACGACTGGATCGCACAGTGGATCGGCTGGAACGCGAGCCGGCCGGCGTCATCGGAGGAGGACTTCGGCGCGGCCCAGTGGATCACGCACGCGGCGGACCCCGAGCCGGCGCCGGCGGCGGCGCGATACCTGGCGCGGGTGTTTGAACTGCCCGCGCCCGCGACCTCGGCGCTGCTGCTGGTCACCGTGGACGACCGGGGCGCGGTGTGGCTGAACGGTGAACGAGTGATGCAAACGCCCAACGTGGCCGACGCATGGAAACAGGCCCGCAGCGCCGATGTCGCCCGCCATCTTCGCGCGGGCACCAATATGCTCGTGGTCGAGGTCCGGAACGCCGCGCCGGGACCCTGCGGCATGTTGCTGCGACTTCGTGCCGCTCTGGCCGGAGGGGGGACAATGGAGCTGGTCTCGGACGGCGAGTGGGTGTCCACCGCGAGCCCGCCAGCTAACTGGGGCAAAACCGTGGATTTCTCGAAATGGGCGGGCGTCCGCGTGATCGGTCCACACGGCGTGGCGCCCTGGGGGCGCATCGAGTCCGCCGCACCTCTGCTGCCGCCGGCGCGATATCTGCGCGGCGAGTTTCTCGTGGCCCGGCCGCTGCGGCGCGCGATGCTCTACACCACCGCCCTCGGCATCCACGACGCGTGGCTGAATGGCGAGCGCGTGAGCGACGACTGGTTCAATCCTGGGTGGACGGACTACCGTCGCCGCGTCTACTGGCGGGCCTACGACGTTACCGCCCGGGTGCGAAGCGGCACCAACGTGTTGGGCGCGGTACTGGCGGACGGCTGGTTCAGCGGATACGTCGGCTACGGCCGGCAGCGCGACCACTATGGACTCCATCCGCGCTGGGCCGCGCAACTGCACCTGGAGTACGCAGACGGCTCGACCGAGGTGGTTGCCACCGGCCCGCACTTTCGCGCCGCCGCCGGTGCGTTGCTCGAGGCAGACTTCCTGATGGGCGAAGTCTGCGACGCACGGCGCGAACCGCGGGGCTGGGCGCAGCCGGGGTTCGACGCCTCAGGCTGGGCGCCGGTGGACGTGGGCGCGGCGCTGACACCGCGCGTTGAGTGGCATCCGGGGCCGCCGGTGCGAGTGGTTGGCCAGTTCCGCCCCCGCGCGTGGACCGAACCGGCCGCCGGCGTGTGGGTGGCGGATCTGGGCCAAAACTTTGCCGGGGTGGTACGCCTACGCGTGCGCGGCCGACCGGGGCAGCGCATCCAGCTGCGATTCGCGGAACGCCTGAATCCCGATGGCACCATCTATACGGAAAACCTCCGCTCCGCCCGCGCGACCGATGTGTACATCTGCCGCGGCGAGAGTCTCGAGGAATGGACGCCCCGCTTCACCTTCCACGGGTTCCAATACGTCGAGGTGACCGGCCTCGACGGTCCGCCCTCGGAAGACCTGATCCTCGGACTGGCGCTCAGCAGTGACACGCCTCGCGCTGGCGAATTCGAGTGCAGCGATCCGGCGCTGAACCGATTGTGGCTGAACACCCTGTGGACCCAGTACGCGAACTTCATTGACATTCCGACCGACTGCCCTCAGCGCGACGAGCGCCTCGGCTGGACCGGCGACGCGCAGGCCTACATCCGCACCGCCTGCATGAACACCGACGTGCAGGCCTTCTTCACTAAGTGGCTGGTGGACCTGATCGATGCGCAGCGCCCGGACGGCCAGTTCCCGATGGTTGCGCCGCTCAAGGTCGCCGGCGACGACGGCGGACCCGCGTGGGCGGACGCCGGCGTGATCTGTCCCTGGATCCTCTGGGACGTCTACGGCGATCGCGAACTGCTGGAGCGGCAGTACGAAAGCATGAAACGATTTGTGGAGTTTTGCGTCGCGCGCTCGACGTCGGACCTGCGACCGCCGGACAAGTTCCACTGCTTCGGCGACTGGCTCCACATCAACGCGGAAACACCCAAACCCGTGATCTATTCCGCCTATCTGGCAATCAGCGCGGACCTCACCGCGCGCGCCGCGGCGGCGCTCGGCCGCCCGGAGGACGAGCGACGCTATCGCGAGATCTTCGAACGCGCCGCCGCGGCGTTCCGGGCTGCCCACGTGAAGCCCGACGGCCGCGTTGCGGGCGACACGCAGACGGCCTACATCCTGGCGCTCGCGGCCGGCGTGCTGACGCCCGAACAGCGATCGCTCGCCGCGCGCCATCTCGCCGATCGGATCGCGGAGCGCGACCATCATCTCTCCACCGGCTTCGTCGGTACTCGCGACATCCTGGGGGTGCTCTCCGCCATCGGTCGGCACGACCTCGCCTACCGCCTGTTGCACAACGACACGTTCCCCTCCTGGCTGTTCACCGTGCGGCACGGCGCGACGACAATCTGGGAGCGCTGGGATGGGTGGACGCCGGACAAGGGATTTCAGACTCCTGCGATGAACTCGTTCGCGCACTACGCCTTCGGTGCAGTCTATCAGTGGATGGTCGAGAACATCGGCGGCATCCGCAACGAGGCGCCCGGATATCGTGCGATCCTTATCGCGCCGGTGCTCGACCCGTGGCTGGAGTGGGCCCGCGTCCGCTACGACAGCGCGGCAGGCCGCATCGTGAGTGCCTGGCGCATGACCGCCGGAGGTGGCGCGCGATTCGAGATCGAGGTGCCCTGCGGTGTTCGGGCGCGTGTTCTGCTGCCAGTGCTCGGTGGCAGTACCACAGTGACTGAGGACGGTCGACCGCTGCGCGCGAGCGCGGACGTCCGCCGGATCGCGGAACAGCCGGACGCACTTGAGCTGGAGGTTGGTGGCGGCCGCTACGTGTTCGAGGCCGCCCGCGTGTGGAAGCCGGCGAAGATCGAGCGGCCGGCGCGCTGA
- a CDS encoding DUF393 domain-containing protein — MSNRAPWNRPTTPLRLFFDGACPFCRAEIDWLQRRDRHGRLVPVDIAAAGFDAARWGFDPGEVRRVLHAIAPDGRVLRGMEAVRAAYGAVGLGWLVAPTGWPGLRGVFDRLYAAFARNRLAWGARWLRLRSVRPRAATQGSCARCAG; from the coding sequence ATGAGCAATCGGGCACCTTGGAATCGGCCGACGACACCGCTGCGGCTTTTTTTTGATGGCGCATGTCCGTTCTGCCGTGCGGAGATTGACTGGCTACAGCGGCGTGATCGGCACGGCCGGCTTGTGCCGGTGGATATCGCGGCGGCCGGCTTTGATGCCGCCCGGTGGGGGTTCGATCCGGGGGAGGTGCGGCGGGTCCTTCATGCGATCGCGCCGGACGGTCGTGTGTTGCGCGGCATGGAGGCGGTGCGGGCCGCCTACGGTGCGGTTGGGCTGGGCTGGTTGGTCGCGCCCACCGGCTGGCCGGGGCTGCGAGGGGTATTCGACCGGCTGTACGCGGCGTTCGCACGGAACCGGCTCGCATGGGGGGCGAGGTGGCTGCGGCTGCGAAGTGTTCGCCCGCGGGCCGCAACGCAGGGTTCTTGTGCCCGCTGCGCGGGCTGA